CAGCCTTATCCGATGGAGCATTTGCCGCTGTCGTGGAACGACCAGCGCTTCAGCGCCGTGGTCAACGCCAACGGCCACAAGGTAGTGTCGGAGCCGGTGGCGCGCAACAGCCGCGCCTACGACGAACGGCCTAACTGCTGCGGCAACAACAACTGCATGCCGATCTGTCCGATCGCCGCCATGTATAGCGGCATCATCCACGTCGAGAAGGCGGAAAAGGCTGGCGCCAGGGTGTTGCCCGACGCCGTGGTCTACCGCATCGAAGTGGACGCCAAGGAGCGCATTAGCGCAGTGCACTACAAAGATCCGGAAGGCGTCACGCACCGGGTCACCGGCAAGTATTTCGTGCTGGCCGCGAACGGCATCGAGATTCCCAAGCTGATGCTGATTTCGACCGACGACAAGCACAAGAACGGCGTCGGCAACAGCTCGGACCAGGTCGGCCGCAACCTGATGGACCATCCCGGCACCGGCGTCACCTTCCTCGCCAATGAAGACTTGTGGCCGGGGCGCGGACCGATCGAAATGACGTCCATGGTGGATATGCGCGACGGCGCCTTCCGCTCTGAATACGCCGCCAAGAAACTGCACCTGAACAATATGGCGCAGACCAACCATGCGGCCCAGAGCGCGCTGAAAGACGGCCTGGTCGGCCTCAAGCTGAACCAGGAAATCCGCCGCCGCGCTGCGCGCACCGTCAACATCAACAGCTTCCACGATATCTTGCCGAATCCGGAAAACCGCATACGGCCAAGCAGCGAGAAGCGCGATGCGCTCGGCATTCCGCAACCGGAAATCACTTATTCCATCGGCGATTATGTGAAGAAGAGCGCCGTGCTGACGCATGAAACCTATGCCAGCATCGCCGCCATGTTCGGCGGCACCGAAGTCAAGTTCGACGACGATTTCGCACCGAACAACCACATCATGGGCGCCGTCATCATGGGCGGCGATCCGCGCGATTCGGTGGTCGACGCCCATTGCCGCTCGCATGACCACGAAAACCTGTTCATCGCCAGCAGCGCGGTGATGCCGGTCGCCGGCACGGTCAATTGCACGCTGACGATCGCCGCCCTGTCGCTGCGCATCGCCGATACCTTGAGGACAGTGCTATGACGGCCCGCTCGCAAATTTCCGCATGGTGCGGCGGCCTGGCGCTGGCGGCCGGCCTGGTGCATGGCGCTTTTGCCGCCGCTGCGGTTGCCAACGTTGCACCCAACGCCGACCAGATCAAGCGCGGCGAATACCTGGCCAAAGCCGCCGACTGCATCGCCTGCCACACGGTCGATCCGGCCAAGCCCTTCGCCGGCGGCTATCCTCTGGCGACCCCGTTCGGCACCATTTACGGTCCGAATATCACGGCCGACAAGGAAACCGGCATCGGCGACTGGAGCGACGAGCAATTTGTGCGCGCGCTGCATGAAGGCATCGACGATGAAGGCAAGCGCCTCTACCCGGCCTTCCCTTACGCCTCCTTCACCAAGCTGTCGCGCGACGACGTGCTGGCGATCAAGGCCTATCTGTTCAGCCTGCCGCCGATACAGCAAAAGACGCCGGAAAACAAACTGCCCTTCCCGCTTAACCAGCGCTGGCTGATGGCAGGCTGGAACCTGTTCAATTTCACGCCGGGTGAATTGCAGGCTGATGCTGCCAAGAGCCCTGAATGGAACCGCGGCAATTATCTGGTCAATGGCCTGGCGCACTGCCAGGAATGCCACACGCCGCGTAACCTGACCATGGGGCTGGACCTCAAGCGCTCCTTTGGCGGCGCCCAGCTGGGCGGCTGGACCGCGTTCAACATCAGCCCCGATCCGGTCAGCGGCGTCGGCGGCTGGAAGGACGAAGAGCTGGTGCAATACCTGAAAACCGGGTTGGTGCCAGGCAAGGCTTCGGCTGCCGGCGGCATGGCGGAAGCCATCGAGCATAGCTTGCAGTATCTGACCGATGACGACCTGAAGTCTATCGTCACCTATCTGCGCAGCGCGCCGGCAGTCAACGATGCAGCCGACAAGAAGCCGCGCTATGCCTGGGGCCAGCCGGCCGATGATGACGCCGAGATCCGCGGCATTGCCGCGGTGTCGGTCAGCAGCAATGCCTCCAGCGGCGCCGAACTGTTCAGCGGCAACTGCGCCAGTTGCCATTCTGCCAGCGGCAGCGGGGTGGTCGGCGGCTACTACCCGTCGCTGTTCAACAACAGCGTGGTCGGCGCCCGTGATCCAGGAAATCTGCTGATGGTGATCTTGAACGGCGTGCAACGCCGCGGCGCCAAGGAAGAAACTTTCATGCCCGGTTTTGCCGATCACCTCAATGACGGCCAGATCGCCATGCTGGCCAACTACGCGGTCAAGCAGTACGGCCATGCCGATACGCCGCCGATTACGCCCGAACAGGTGAAAATCCAGCGCCAGGGCGGGCCGGCCTCGCCGCTGACAACTTTGATGCCGGCAGGGCTGGCGGGATTGGCGCTGATCGTGGTATTTATATTGTTTTCAATCTTCAGGCGCGGCGGCCGTCGCCAGCCCAAGCAGTCCTGACACGGTCACATTATAGAAAAGGAAACGGATTCTCATGGCTTTACGCATCATCGCCACCGGCGGCACCTTCGATAAACACTACGACGAGATCGCCGGCAAGCTGACCTTTGCCGCCAGCCACCTGCCGCAAGTGATCCAGCGCGCCCGCATCACCACGGAAATCGCGCTGGAAGAGCTGCCGCTGCTGGATTCGCTCGACATGCAGGACATCGACCGCCGGCGCGTGCTGGCGTCCTGTACCCATGCGAAGGAAGAAGCGATCGTCATCATCCACGGCACCGACACCATGCGCGAGACTGCCGCGGTGCTGGGAGCGGCGCTCCTGGACAAGACCATCGTGGTGACCGGCGCGATGATTCCCTATGCCATCGCCAACTCCGACGCCCTGTTCAATTTCGGCTTTGCCTGCGGCGTTGCGCAAGTCTTGCCGCATGGCGTGTACGTGGCGATGAACGGCAAGATCTTTGCCTGGGACAAGGTAGCGAAGAACCGCACCGCCGGGGTTTTCGAGCCGCTATAACTTCAACCACGCAGGTGGGCAAAGAACCTTGCCCACCTGCTCGATCTGGTGCAGACGAAAAAAAACGGGACAGAATTTCTGCCCCGTTTTACATTTTCCCTGCAACTATTTGGCAGCGCCGCTCAGGCCGCGTGCTTCCAGCAAAGGCCCGACATCCGGGCCGCGTCCGTAGAAATCCTTGAACAAGGCGCTGGGATCGCCGCTGAAGCCGCGCGACAGCACCTTGGCGCGCAGCAGGTCGCCATTGGCGCGCTTCAGGCCGCCGTGGGTATTCATCCAGTGCTCGGTATCCTTGGCCAGCACGTCGCTCCAGATATAAGCGTAGTAACCGGCGGAGTAGCCGTTGGAGAAGACGTGCGAGAAGTACGTCGTGTGATAGCGCGGCGGCACCACGTAGCCCTTGGCGTTGCCCAGCGCCTTGGTTTCAAACGCCATCACATCGGTGACATCCGGCGTCTGGTTGGTCGACAGCTGGTGCCAGGACTGGTCCAGCATCGCCGCCGCCAGATACTCGGAAGTATCGTAGCCGGCGCTGAATTTGCGCGCCGCCAGCAAC
The sequence above is a segment of the Collimonas sp. PA-H2 genome. Coding sequences within it:
- a CDS encoding GMC family oxidoreductase; the protein is MADNLSADVVIVGSGVAGALVAHQLASSGASVLVLEAGPRLERWRIVENYRNTPSKDDFMVPYPSTKYAPHPEYTPENNYLILKGTHKYNSQYIRAVGGTTWHWAAAAWRFLPNDFRMKTLYGVGRDWPISYDELEPYYYGAEVELGVSGPNDGTDLGSPRKQPYPMEHLPLSWNDQRFSAVVNANGHKVVSEPVARNSRAYDERPNCCGNNNCMPICPIAAMYSGIIHVEKAEKAGARVLPDAVVYRIEVDAKERISAVHYKDPEGVTHRVTGKYFVLAANGIEIPKLMLISTDDKHKNGVGNSSDQVGRNLMDHPGTGVTFLANEDLWPGRGPIEMTSMVDMRDGAFRSEYAAKKLHLNNMAQTNHAAQSALKDGLVGLKLNQEIRRRAARTVNINSFHDILPNPENRIRPSSEKRDALGIPQPEITYSIGDYVKKSAVLTHETYASIAAMFGGTEVKFDDDFAPNNHIMGAVIMGGDPRDSVVDAHCRSHDHENLFIASSAVMPVAGTVNCTLTIAALSLRIADTLRTVL
- a CDS encoding cytochrome c is translated as MTARSQISAWCGGLALAAGLVHGAFAAAAVANVAPNADQIKRGEYLAKAADCIACHTVDPAKPFAGGYPLATPFGTIYGPNITADKETGIGDWSDEQFVRALHEGIDDEGKRLYPAFPYASFTKLSRDDVLAIKAYLFSLPPIQQKTPENKLPFPLNQRWLMAGWNLFNFTPGELQADAAKSPEWNRGNYLVNGLAHCQECHTPRNLTMGLDLKRSFGGAQLGGWTAFNISPDPVSGVGGWKDEELVQYLKTGLVPGKASAAGGMAEAIEHSLQYLTDDDLKSIVTYLRSAPAVNDAADKKPRYAWGQPADDDAEIRGIAAVSVSSNASSGAELFSGNCASCHSASGSGVVGGYYPSLFNNSVVGARDPGNLLMVILNGVQRRGAKEETFMPGFADHLNDGQIAMLANYAVKQYGHADTPPITPEQVKIQRQGGPASPLTTLMPAGLAGLALIVVFILFSIFRRGGRRQPKQS
- a CDS encoding asparaginase domain-containing protein, whose protein sequence is MALRIIATGGTFDKHYDEIAGKLTFAASHLPQVIQRARITTEIALEELPLLDSLDMQDIDRRRVLASCTHAKEEAIVIIHGTDTMRETAAVLGAALLDKTIVVTGAMIPYAIANSDALFNFGFACGVAQVLPHGVYVAMNGKIFAWDKVAKNRTAGVFEPL